The genomic DNA ATCCAGGCGCCGCTCGGTGTGCCGTGACGTTGCTGTGCAGCGGGTGTTCGACGACGTCCCCCCACCACAAGGAGCCGGGCTACTGAGCCGCCAGCACCCGTGTCCGCGGCAGGGGCGGATAGGGCAGGGAGAAGGCATGCGGGCGCCGTCCACATCGTTCCCCCTGGGTCACAGCGTTGGGCGCGGCGTGCATAGCGACACGTCGGACGCGGAACTACGTGTGTTGGCCGCAGCCGCACTCCCACCGCCCAGTACGCAGGTGAAGCGAAGGGGGAACCCTACAAGTCGTGTGGCAAATCAAACCCGGTGACCGCGTTGAGTCCGCCGAGCCCGGAAACGGCAAGCACCAAGGTCCCCGCACCGTCACCGCACAACTTGTTCACCATGACCGCGACCTCGTCAATGTGACGATCCGTCGTAACAACGGTCATACCGCCGTCCTGCACACCACCTCTCGCCATCCCTTCTGGGACGCCACCCTCCACGCTTGGGTCCAGGCCGGCGATCTCACTTCAGGCCACGCGCTCACCACCGCAACGGACCGTCACATCCGCATCGTCAGCGTGCAGGCGTTGACTGGGGCGGCAGACATGTACAACCTGACTGTCGCCGACCTCCACACGTACTATGTGCTCGCGGGGACCACGCCGGTCTTGGTGCACAATACCTGTGGCCCGACGAATTCAGCCCAGGCTGGCTTGCCTATCCACGCGCAGCCGACCAGGTTTTACGCGAGGGCTGGAGAGATGCTGGAACGAGTTGCCGGAAACCCGACAACTCACGAGCAGATGTACGGCAGTGTAGATGCTGGACATGGGGGAGTGTCGGCACTCTCAAATGAAGATCTGATTCGGTTCGGAGGTCCTAAGACTTGTCCCGTAAGTGATGATCAGGACAGGTGGGGCAAGGTGCAGTGGCAAGATGACAGCCTCGACCATCCTGAGAGGCCATCGTCGTGCCCACGCCTGCCGACTACCTCGCACTGGCGCATGCCGAGAGAGACAGCGTTGTGCTGCAGCGTCTCGCGCAATGTCCGTACCCCTTCGTCTGGCAAGCCCTGGCCGCCAATCCCCACACCCCGCCCGTAGCCCTCCAGGAACTGAGCACGGCCCGAGACAGCGTCTGGAACGACAACAAGCTCCTTCGCCTGCTGGCAGAACATCCCGGCGCGAACCCCGTCGTTCTTCGAGCTGTCCTCCATGCCGTTGCCGCGAAGCTCGAGGAGGGCGAACGGCCCTACGCCGCCGCGCTTGCTCTCGCAGACCGGCTGGAGCTTGAGGTGGACGAGGTGAGGAAGCTCGGGACCCTCCGTGGGGCCTCTGCCCGCCTACGTCACCTGCTTGACCTGCGGCTGAGCGTCCGTATTTGAGTCATCTCTTTGTTCACGGGTGAGATGATCTTGGTATGGCTGGTGTGATCACGACGTCGGAGCCGTCTTGGATAGCCCCGTTCACCGGGCTGAGCCCCCGCCTATTCGGGAAGTTGGTAGCGGTCCTGCGGCGTGAGGGTGCGGATGCGGTCCGCAGGGGCCGGCCGTGGAGTCTGCCGCTGGAGGACCGGGCACTGCTGGTCGCGGCCTACTGGCGCACGAACCTGACCATGCGCCAGCTGGCCCCGCTGTTCGGGGTTTCCAAGTCGGCGGCGGACCGGATCATCGATCACCTCGGGCCGATGCTCGCCCTCCGGCCCCGCAAGCGGTTCGCGAAGGACACGGTGCTGATCGTTGACGGCACCCTCGTGCCCACCCGCGATCACACTGTCGCCGAGCAGTCGAAGAACTACCGGTACTCCACCAATCATCAGGTCGTCATCGACGCCGACACCTGCCTTGTCGTGGTGGTCGGGCGGCCCCTGCCGGGCAACCGCAACGACTGCAAGGCGTGGGAGGAGTCCGGTGCGAAGGCCGCCGTCGGCACGAGCGTGACCATCGCCGACGGGGGCTATCCGGGCACAGGGCTCGTGATGCCCCACCGGCGCCGCAAGGGCGAGGAGCTGCCTGACTGGAAGCAGGCCCACAACAAGTCCCACAAACAGGTCCGCGCCCGCGTCGAGCACGTCTTCGCCCGCATGAAGACCTGGAAGATTCTCCGCGACTGCCGCCTCAAAGGCGACGGCGTCCACCACGCCATGCTCGGAATCGCACGGATGCACAACCTCGCCCTCGCCGGATAGACCACCCAGCTGTACAGCAGCCCACCATGCCCGAGGCCGCTCAGAGATCATTTACGGGACAGCCCTTAGCGGGCAGGAGCCCATTACGGGATTCAGAGAGTATGCGCCGGGTGACGATATCAGGCTCCCGGGGTCGCGGTTGAATATCGTCGATGGAAACAATCGTACGGCGGAAATCGCTAATCGAGTTCTTTCTGGTCGAATGGATCCAAATACGCTTATCGAGATGATGATAGGAGGGCAATGAACGTCGTTGCGGTGCGACTAGACGCTCCGGTGCACTTCACTGCGTTTGTGCTGCGCGGAGATGAGGAGTCCGCTGAGCGGGTATGGGTCTGCGTCCGCGCGGCCGAATCGGCGCCTGCGGTTTCATGGCTCGGATGTTGGAGCAGGGAGCCGCAACCTTCTCTAGATGAGGTCAAGAAGCTTCTTCGGCTTCTCTCTCAGTCGATCAGCTCGGGGGTGGTGATTGGCCCTTACGGCCCGGCCCTGGGTGCGATTGAGCAGTTCCAGTCCTGGGATTCATGGGGGCCTGGAATTCCTCGCCCGATCCTCGGTCGTCGCCCCTGGGCGTTGCAGGCTGGACACTCGCTGAATGAAGTCTCCGTCGATGACTTGAATCTGGACTGAGGGACTCGCCAGCGATCCGTCAATTGGTGGTTTATCGCAGTCTGAGAGATACCAAGGGGCCCCACCGGATTTTCCTTCCGGTGGGGCCCTTTGCGTGCCTTGACGGCAGTAGTTGACGGCAACGTCAGCGGACGGGTGTTGCACAAAGCGGCGGTGCGCCTGCCGAATGCTCATCCGCGCTGGTGGGCGCCGGTGTGCACGGTGTAGGCGATGTCCACGGCGGTCGCTTGAGCCAGTGCCCTCGCGTGGGTTGTCGATCACCACGGCATGATGATCGACCATGCTGCTTCGACTGGCTTACCTGGGCATGGTGAACGCGTTCGCCATGCTGCGCCTGCTACCGATGAGCGATCGAGAGAAGGACGCGGAGATCCTCGCCCTGCGCCATCAGATCACGGTCCTGGAACGCCAACTGGGCGAGAAGAGGGTGCGGTTCACCCTGAAAGATCGGGCATTCCTGGCGGCGCTACTGCACCGACTCTGCGGGTGCCGATAAATCATCCGGCCAGGTCAGGAGCTTGATCGTCGATGACATGGTCCGCTGCTACCGCGCAGTTCGCCCGTGTTGTTCACATGGATGGCGGTCGGGCGGCATCATGATCTGCCGTGCTGCTGCGCCTGGCCTACCTCGCCGTGACCAACACCTTCACGCTGCTGCGGCTGCTGCCGATGAGCGAGCGGGACAAAGACATCGAGATCCTCGCGCTGCGGCACCAGATACTGGTCCTGCAGCGCCAAGCCGGCAAGGCCGCGTTCACCAACACCGACCGCGCGCTGCTCGCCGGCCTGCTCCAGCACCTTCCGATGGACAAGCTGCGCCAACTCCCGCTGCTGGTACGCCCGGACACGATCTTGCGCTGGCATCGCGACCTGCTCAAACGGCGCCACGCCGCGATCTGCGCACCGAAGCGGCGCGGACGCCCGCCCACGGTCCGATCCATCCGCACCCTGGTCATTCGCCTGGCACGCGAGAACAGCTCTTGGGGGTACCGCAGAATCCACGGTGAGCTCGCGGCGCTGGGCATCAAGGTCGCAGCCTCCACCGTCTGGGAAACCCTCCGCGAACACGGCATCCCACCCGCCCCGGAACGCCAGAGCACTACCTGGGCCGACTTCCTGCACAGCCAGGCGGACGCGCTGCTCGCCTGCGACTTCTTCGAGACCCGCACCCTGACCGGGGCGCGCCTGTACGTCTTCGCCGTCATCGAGCACGCCGGCAGGCGCATCCGGATCCTTGGCGCTACTGCGCATCCGACCGCAGCTTGGGTGGTGCAGTTGGGACGCAATCTCGTCATGGACCTGGAGGACGCGGGCGCAAGGGCGACGTCCTTGATCCGTGACCGGGACTCGAAGTTCACCGCGGCGTTCGATGCTGTGTTCCAGGATGCGGGCCTGCGCGTGGTGACCTGTGGCATCCGAACGCCTCGCATGAACTCCATCATGGAGCGCTGGGTACAGACCTGCCGACGCGAGCTGCTGGACCACACCCTCATATGGAACCAGCGCCACCTACTCCACGCCCTATCCGAGTTCGAGTCGTTCTACAACGGCCATCGACCGCACCGGACCCTGCACCAAGCCGCTCCGCTCCGCCCCTTGCCCGAACCGACCAACAATCCAGGACAGATCGCAGCCCTGGACATCCACCGACGAGATCGGCTCGGCGGAACCCTCCACGAGTACCTGCCGCCTGAGCTGGACGGATGATTAATCGGCACCCGCAGTGCCGGCCCAGAAGCGGGTGTCGTCGGAGATGTAGGGCCAGAGCTTCGGCCAGAGGTCGCGGATGTTGTCGAGCGTGTGCGGCTCGGCGCTGATGGCGGTGTAGACCCCGAAGAGTCCGATGGCCAGGGTGTCCGCCTTCTCGGTCGCGAGCTCCTTGAAGAACACCGCCGTCTGCGCCAGGTAGGTGCTGTCCAGCCTTGCGGCCTGGACGTTGACTACCAGCTTGTTGATCCCCCGGGGCGGTGCGGCGTGCCAGCGCACCAACCCGGGCCGGAAGGGGCTGACCAGCACCGTTGCGCCCTGTGACGACGGGGACCGGGTCACCGCCCGGCCAGGTCTCCGGCCACTGCCAGGCACCCCTTCGGGCTCGCGCGAAGCGGCACCGCGATGGCGCGATGGACTGCCATACGATTGTCGCTTCATTGACTGCGAACCGTCGTCCTCATCGGCGCGCACCGCCGCCGGCCGTGACCCGGCGACCGGCCTACCGGAGGGCGCTCGGAAACGGGAGCGAGAATGATATCTGGAGCCGTCGAGGACACCCACGCGCCGGCGGAGGCCCTGCGGGCGGAGTTAGCGCGCCTCGACCGCCGCGTGGCCGAGCTGGAGGCGGAGCGCCGCAGGTACGCGCACGGCTCCGGCTCCCTCACTCTCGATGAATTCCTCGAACCGGTCCGTCTCTCGCGCCGGGCCTGGGACCTGCGGCGGGCGAGCGGGGAGCCGCAGCGCAAGGTGATCAAGGTAGTCCGGCCGTCCGCGGTGACGCTGCCCCTCTCCTCCCTCTTCCGCCGGGAGCCGCCGCGCAAGCCGGAGGACCGGCAGCCCGAATACCTTGAGCAGTTCGACGCCCGCACCCTCTTCTACGACGCCTTCCAGCACGGCGACGACGTGTGGCTGAGCGGCCCGCCGGTGAGCAACCTCAAGGCGCCGCTCAGCAACGGGGCCTGGCGCGTCGACGGCGTCGACGTCACGGGCGACCTCGGTCTCCGCGACTGGGGCCGCACGCAGCGCTCGGTGATCGCGGGGGCCGGTGCGGGCCGCGAGCTGTCCTTCAGCCTGGGGAACGACAGGTTCAGCGCGGACATCGCGCCGAACGAGTCGGACCTCTTCGCCGGGCAGCGCACGATCATCACGAAGTCCAAGGACAACGACCTCGTCTGGATCCAGGACTTCCTGCGCTACTACCACCTCGTGCACGGGGTGACCGGAATCGTCTTCTACGACAACAATTCCACGCGCTACACCCCGCAGGACGTCGCCGACGCCATCGCGGAGGTGGACGGGATCACCACGGCCGTCGTCGTGGACTGGCCCTTCCCCTTCGGCCCGCAGGGCGGCCCCAACAAGATCTGGGACTCGGACTACTGCCAGTACGGGCTCCTGGAGCACGGCCGCTTCCGCTATCTATCCCAGGCGGCCGGTGTGATCAGCGCGGACATCGACGAGCTGATGCTCGCCGATGACGGCCGGTCCGTCTTCGATCACGCCGCCGAGTCGGAGACCGGCGTCGTGATGTTCTCCGGCTACTGGATGGCCAAGGCGACGCGCACCCCGATGGCCTCCGACCGCCAGCGCCGCTTCACCGACTACCACCACCGTTCCAAGGGCACGACGACGGTGAAGTGGGCGGCCCTGCCGGGCGTCGTGGACGAGATGACCACGCAGTGGCGCGTGCACAGCGTCGCAGGCTCGGGAACCGTGAAGACCGACAAGATCCACCACCGGCACTTCGCGGGTGTGAACAGCGGCTGGCGTTACGACCGCTCCGAGGGCGTCGCCCAGCCGGACGCCCACGTCTACGACCCACGCATGAGCCGCGTCCTCGACCTCGTCTTCGGCTCCAGCCCTGAAGAAGTCCGGGGCACCTGGTAGCCGCCCGCCTCACCCCGGCAGGTTCCTCCCCGCTCGCCCGCGCGCCCGGAGCAGCACGCAGGCCAGCGCGCACAGCGCGGCGCCGCACCAGAAGGTGCCGCTGTAGCCGGTCCGGGCGGCGACGAGGCCGGTGAGGGCGCCGGCGAGAAGCTGGGCGACGGGGAAGGTCGCCGAGAAGAGCGCGGCGGCGGTGCCCGCGCCGCCGGGGATCTCGCGCTGCACGAGGACCATGGGCAGGCTCACGAGCACGGCGGTCCACAGCGCGTTCGGCACCTGGAGGAGCAGCAGGGACGGGCCCGAGGCGGCGAACGGCAGGAGCGCGAACGGCGCCGCCCGGTGCTGCGGGCGCACGCGCGCCTCGGCCTTGCGCTGGCGACGGACCACCGCGGTATCGCTCAACGGGCCGTGGATACGTACCTCAACCCTGCCCACGCCGACCCCAGCCTCCTGCGCACCTTCAACCGACTGGGATTCGAGCATCCAGGGATGGACTTCCTGCGGTACGCCCCACTCCAGCGGCGGCTCGTGCGAATCTGGGGTGGGTTTCTCTCTGTCTTCGGACTCGCGTTCCTGGCCGCAGGCGTCGTACTCCTGGTTCGCGCCTGACCGCCGCTGTGCCAGCTTCGGAATCAGCGTGGCAGACCCCAGCGCGTTCCTTGACGGGATCTGACTCTCCGTAACCGCTCTACGGAATGTGTGCCAGAACCGAGTTACGAGAGCGCCCGCTGCTCAGTGGCGGGAGCACCATCTTCCCCGGGAGAGCGATGTCGCCGAGCGGCCCTGGACCGCGCCGACCACCATCCCCCTGCCCGCCCGCGACAACGTGCGCGCCCATCGGTCTCAGAGCCAACACCCCTGTTGCGAACTGCGCCTCGTCGGGCGTCAGGCGAGGAACCGTTGACGAGATCAATCTGACGCGCGCTCAGGCCATCCTGGCCAGACGGGCTGGCGCCGGGAAGCGCCAGATTCCGATACCCACGGCCGCCACGCCTGCGAGAGCGGAGGCCACTGTCGCGATCCGGCTTGCTGTCTCCCATTGCGACACGGCGAACACCCACCCCAAGGCGGTGACCACCACGCACGTCACGACCAACACCATGCGCTTCATCGTCATCCCGACATCGTCGCTCAGGCTGAGTCGGGGCGGGGTGCTTTGGCCGAGCCACCCATCGGCCGATGCGGCCTGCTGGCACCGCCTGGAAGACATGTGTCGTTGCCGAGATCACTGGCGGTGACAACGGCGAACCGGTGCTCACCGTCTCGTAGTACGGCCTGGACTGACCTGACGAGGTGCATGGAAGCTATGAGGCGTACGGGTTACCTGACTCATCAGTAATCGAGATTCCCTGCCAGAAGTTGACCCTCGCGCCGTTGCTTGACCCGACCCCCGGGGACGAGTCAAGGGGCGCTGCCTGTGCCGTGCCAGCAGTGCTCACGGCGCCCAAGAGGACCATGGACGGTACGGCAATCAGGGCGGCTGCCCTGATCTGCATGATGGTCTTGCGCTTCATCGGCTCCCCTAAAAATTCGTTGTCGGGCGCGCGCCCGGTGTGATCTTTAACGCTCTCGGAGCGATCCGGTCACTGTGGCCGTTGGCTATCGCGTCACTCGCAACCGTGCCCGCCCGGTGCCGACTGCATCTGATTCGAGGTTCAGAGACAGGCGCAGCGTCTTTTCCTCTTCGGGGGTGGGGCGCTGCGTGGTCCGTGTCGGTCGGTGGGGTGGTCCGCTGCGCTGCCCGTCCCACCGTGCTGCGTGCCGGGCCTGCGCTGCGCTTGGGCCCGGTCCGGGCGCTGCGCGCTCTCACGCACCTTCGGGCCCGACCGGCTCGGCTTTTGTCTGATGCTCAAGTGGCCTCGCGCCGTCTGGCCGGCTGGGCGATCGCCGACCACATGCGCGCGGATCTCGTGACCGACGCCCTGGCCGCGGCGATCCGCACCCGCGGCAGCAGCGCCGGATCGATCATGCGCACCGACCACGGA from Streptomyces sp. NBC_01707 includes the following:
- a CDS encoding polymorphic toxin-type HINT domain-containing protein, which encodes MWQIKPGDRVESAEPGNGKHQGPRTVTAQLVHHDRDLVNVTIRRNNGHTAVLHTTSRHPFWDATLHAWVQAGDLTSGHALTTATDRHIRIVSVQALTGAADMYNLTVADLHTYYVLAGTTPVLVHNTCGPTNSAQAGLPIHAQPTRFYARAGEMLERVAGNPTTHEQMYGSVDAGHGGVSALSNEDLIRFGGPKTCPVSDDQDRWGKVQWQDDSLDHPERPSSCPRLPTTSHWRMPRETALCCSVSRNVRTPSSGKPWPPIPTPRP
- a CDS encoding transposase yields the protein MAGVITTSEPSWIAPFTGLSPRLFGKLVAVLRREGADAVRRGRPWSLPLEDRALLVAAYWRTNLTMRQLAPLFGVSKSAADRIIDHLGPMLALRPRKRFAKDTVLIVDGTLVPTRDHTVAEQSKNYRYSTNHQVVIDADTCLVVVVGRPLPGNRNDCKAWEESGAKAAVGTSVTIADGGYPGTGLVMPHRRRKGEELPDWKQAHNKSHKQVRARVEHVFARMKTWKILRDCRLKGDGVHHAMLGIARMHNLALAG
- a CDS encoding integrase core domain-containing protein, which produces MLLRLAYLAVTNTFTLLRLLPMSERDKDIEILALRHQILVLQRQAGKAAFTNTDRALLAGLLQHLPMDKLRQLPLLVRPDTILRWHRDLLKRRHAAICAPKRRGRPPTVRSIRTLVIRLARENSSWGYRRIHGELAALGIKVAASTVWETLREHGIPPAPERQSTTWADFLHSQADALLACDFFETRTLTGARLYVFAVIEHAGRRIRILGATAHPTAAWVVQLGRNLVMDLEDAGARATSLIRDRDSKFTAAFDAVFQDAGLRVVTCGIRTPRMNSIMERWVQTCRRELLDHTLIWNQRHLLHALSEFESFYNGHRPHRTLHQAAPLRPLPEPTNNPGQIAALDIHRRDRLGGTLHEYLPPELDG
- a CDS encoding capsule biosynthesis protein CapZ, which gives rise to MISGAVEDTHAPAEALRAELARLDRRVAELEAERRRYAHGSGSLTLDEFLEPVRLSRRAWDLRRASGEPQRKVIKVVRPSAVTLPLSSLFRREPPRKPEDRQPEYLEQFDARTLFYDAFQHGDDVWLSGPPVSNLKAPLSNGAWRVDGVDVTGDLGLRDWGRTQRSVIAGAGAGRELSFSLGNDRFSADIAPNESDLFAGQRTIITKSKDNDLVWIQDFLRYYHLVHGVTGIVFYDNNSTRYTPQDVADAIAEVDGITTAVVVDWPFPFGPQGGPNKIWDSDYCQYGLLEHGRFRYLSQAAGVISADIDELMLADDGRSVFDHAAESETGVVMFSGYWMAKATRTPMASDRQRRFTDYHHRSKGTTTVKWAALPGVVDEMTTQWRVHSVAGSGTVKTDKIHHRHFAGVNSGWRYDRSEGVAQPDAHVYDPRMSRVLDLVFGSSPEEVRGTW